From Cryptococcus neoformans var. neoformans B-3501A chromosome 6, whole genome shotgun sequence, the proteins below share one genomic window:
- a CDS encoding hypothetical protein (Match to ESTs gb|CF186122.1|CF186122, gb|CF192351.1|CF192351, gb|CF186516.1|CF186516; HMMPfam hit to PQQ, PQQ enzyme repeat, score: 60.3, E(): 5e-15) has translation MTDDERVHGSVSTSSILVHTAYHLSSSRPPYESKMRTSSGLRGIRSSLFFLSTLCLLIVCLPTALGLQQELAGIVDWHKPLIGEPLLEPTPPLFVEGKGIDGGRVVQLTKKNLLAVLNAENGEIVWRQALEDNDPVVSFHVQEDTILLLSGPSASSARLFSLTTGHLLWHAPLLPLSQSHLITPVYLGTDAAYVAAQGSEPASWLVLSDGKRITRLSSDKGDILWSMESPGAGSNMVFKQIMPSGNSIHILALHYSFAVQSLLTSTIALDKPIPRADFGQVPSVVQIPEQAMIASAHETGTAHIVWIDHGRIRSLHLNEGGTLGEIKEILPGKGRLYGSIIDVGLRHKGYVLGKREDGGVEILDVRDGKKVEEFELSKDSPERSDSVYSAMVTERGVLVNRVYWSYNMAVGVAQSISIPASATSEVITSGFTFAFDDLVHGVILHAAVSPSVNERHLPSLILTTSSHAIQRMQFNGAQWTREESLADVTAVMFVDLGEPEVEEVREVLDEEGFGARLLRHLGELKDLPAYLVRFIKRFTSASYSSALRITPLNQTKLHRDQFGFQKLVILSTANGKLFALDSSNGATVWTRNLGLMTEKGSDVKVDGMWIVRQNEGGVLLGVLASKTVDKGGVRTVAYHVDAYTGEVSGNVDTGTGLPEGTTLFEGKLREAFLTPFDNCGSKSKVLGVVDDKERLHLWPGCKKVTKTMKQEANKLFFTTTTKSIDGTAIQGFTPSATLLNESSYTYTSSLIWSHPFREDEMILESQPVTLDAIASFGRVLGDKSTLYKYLNPHLLILSTFSPSTKGLNPVTHKEVGLGRVYVLDTITGETVYATEIDGVVKRGGIHVAMVENWLVYTWLAEGGYRIGSVEIYEDTEKKGVTPAVSSFVSKQVKTFAQTFIIPSEIKALGFTTSKAGITTKELIFVNNRNQIISIPRRLLDPRRPMGKPTSRDKEEMLIPYDNMIAIDTRKIISHEYQVQGTTSLLSSPALVESTSLLLAYGQDLFLTRGLTPSGTFDILSDNFNKIQLLLTLGGLSAGIFVAKPAVKRKWLRMKWY, from the exons ATGACGGACGACGAGCGCGTCCATGGGTCCGTCAGTACGAGTAGTATACTGGTACATACTGCATatcatctttcctcatcaagaCCACCATATGAGTCCAAGATGAGGACTTCATCCGGGTTACGAGGCATTCgttcctctcttttcttcctttcgaCCCTCTGTCTTCTCATCGTTTGCCTTCCGACAGCTCTCGGACTGCAACAAGAACTCGCAGGTATCGTCGACTGGCACAAACCTCTGATCGGTGAACCGCTTTTAGAACCCACACCGCCTTTGTTTGTGGAGGGTAAGGGGATTGATGGGGGAAGGGTTGTACAGCTGACCAAGAAAAACCTGTTGGCTGTTTTGAATGCTGAGAATGGTGAAATTG TATGGAGACAAGCGTTAGAGGATAATGACCCTGTAGTATCTTTCCATGTGCAGGAAGACA CTATCCTCTTGCTCTCCGGTCCCAGCGCATCATCAGCccgtctcttctcccttaCTACAGGCCATCTCCTGTGGCAcgctcctctccttccactctCTCAATCCCACCTGATCACCCCAGTCTACCTCGGCACCGACGCAGCATACGTTGCCGCTCAAGGTTCCGAACCCGCCAGCTGGCTAGTTTTGAGTGACGGCAAGCGAATTACCAGACTGAGCAGCGACAAAGGGGATATTTTGTGGAGCATGGAATCCCCTGGTGCAGGATCCAACATGGTATTCAAACAAATTATGCCTTCTGGTAACTCCATCCACATCCTCGCATTACATTACTCTTTCGCTGTGCAGAGTTTGCTCACCTCTACCATCGCTCTCGACAAACCCATCCCTCGAGCAGACTTTGGCCAAGTTCCCTCGGTTGTGCAAATCCCAGAACAAGCCATGATCGCTTCCGCCCATGAGACGGGAACTGCCCATATTGTATGGATAGATCACGGTCGGATCCGTAGCTTGCATCTCAATGAGGGCGGTACACTCGGTGAGATCAAGGAGATTCTACCCGGCAAGGGTCGTCTCTATGGCAGCATCATCGATGTTGGGCTTCGACATAAGGGTTACGTTCTCGGTAAACGAGAAGACGGAGGTGTGGAAATTTTGGATGTGCGAGATGGTaagaaggtggaggagttTGAGCTGTCGAAGGACTCGCCAGAGAGATCAGATTCGGTCTATTCGGCTATGGTCACGGAAAGAGGTGTTCTCGTAAACAGGGTCTATTGGTCCTACAATATGGCC GTGGGAGTCGCCCAATCCATCAGCATTCCTGCATCAGCTACTTCCGAAGTGATCACTTCGGGTTTCACCTTCGCATTTGATGACCTCGTTCACGGTGTCATTCTCCAC GCCGCTGTATCCCCCTCTGTCAACGAAAGacaccttccttctctcatcctcaccacctCATCTCACGCTATCCAACGAATGCAGTTCAACGGTGCTCAGTGGACACGCGAAGAATCCTTGGCGGATGTGACGGCTGTCatgtttgttgatctcGGCGAGCCcgaagtggaagaggtcAGAGAAGTTcttgacgaggaaggattTGGGGCTCGTTTGCTGAGACATTTGGGTGAATTGAAA GACCTCCCCGCCTATCTTGTCCGCTTTATCAAACGATTCACTTCAGCTTCTTATTCCTCTGCTCTCCGTATCACCCCTCTCAACCAAACTAAGCTCCACCGCGACCAGTTCGGCTTTCAAAAActcgtcatcctctctACGGCCAACGGTAAActcttcgctctcgacTCTTCAAATGGCGCAACCGTCTGGACTAGGAATTTGGGGCTGATGACGGAAAAGGGTTCAGATGTGAAGGTAGATGGGATGTGGATTGTGAGGCAAAATGAAGGAGGCGTGTTGTTGGGTGTACTAGCCTCCAAAACGGTGGACAAAGGAGGAGTGAGAACGGTGGCTTATCATGTGGACGCCTATACGGGCGAGGTTTCGGGTAACGTCGATACCGGTACTGGTCTTCCTGAAGGGACTACTCTCTTTGAAGGCAAGTTGAGGGAAGCATTCCTTACACCCTTTGATAATTGCGGCAGCAAATCAAAGGTTTTGGGGGTCGTCGATGACAAGGAAAGGCTACACCTCTGGCCTGGGTGCAAAAAGGTAACCAAGACTATGAAACAAGAAGCGAACAAGCTATTTTTCACCACCACTACCAAGTCTATTGACGGTACTGCCATTCAAGGCTTTACACCTTCCGCGACGCTCCTCAACGAAAGTAGCTACACCTACACTTCAAGCTTGATTTGGTCCCATCCCTTCAGGGAGGATGAAATGATCCTCGAATCTCAGCCTGTCACCTTGGACGCTATCGCCAGTTTTGGTCGTGTCCTCGGCGACAAGTCCACCTTGTATAAGTACCTCAATCCTCACCTCCTTATTCTCAGCACGTTCTCCCCGTCCACCAAAGGCCTCAATCCTGTGACTCACAAGGAGGTTGGGTTGGGAAGGGTTTATGTGCTGGATACGATAACTGGTGAGACAGTCTATGCGACGGAAATTGATGGAGTGGTGAAGAGAGGTGGGATCCATGTTGCGATGGTGGAGAATTGGTTAGTGTACACGTGGCTTGCGGAAGGGGGTTATAGAATTGGATCAGTAGAGATTTACGAAGATaccgagaagaagggtgtgaC TCCCGCGGTGTCAAGTTTTGTGTCCAAGCAGGTAAAGACATTTGCTCAgaccttcatcatcccttCGGAGATCAAGGCTTTGGGATTCACCACTTCCAAAGCTGGTATCACTACTAAAGAACTCATCT TTGTGAACAACCGTAATCAAATTATCTCTATCCCTCGCCGTCTCCTCGACCCTCGTCGGCCGATGGGCAAGCCCACATCGAGAGATAAAGAGGAAATGCTGATTCCTTATGACAATATGATTGCCATCGACACCAGAAAAATCATTTCTCACGAATACCAG GTCCAAGGAACAACTTCCCTCCTTTCGTCGCCCGCTCTTGTTGAATCGACATCCCTTCTCTTAGCGTATGGTCaagatctcttcctcactcGAGGTCTCACCCCCTCAGGCACCTTTGACATCCTCTCAGACAACTTTAACAAGATCCAGTTACTGTTAACATTGGGAGGCCTCAGTGCGGGTATCTTTGTAGCCAAGCCAGCTGTGAAGAGAAAGTGGTTAAGAATGAAGTGGTACTAG
- a CDS encoding hypothetical protein (Match to ESTs gb|CF190365.1|CF190365, gb|CF187622.1|CF187622, gb|CF187225.1|CF187225; HMMPfam hit to HMG_box, HMG (high mobility group) box, score: 102.0, E(): 1.4e-27) codes for MPKVSTKDSKKSTASDAKKRTKKDPNKPKRALSAYMFFVQDYRERIKTENPEATFGDVGKLLGIKWREMNENEKKPYEAKAKADKERADRENADYKAEGKASKKAAKADEESDDDE; via the exons ATGCCCAAGGTTTCTACCAAAGACTCCAAGAAATCCACCGCTTCCGACGCTAAGAAGCGCACCAAGAAGGACCCTAACAAGCCCAAGCG TGCTCTTTCCGCCTACATGTTCTTCGTCCAGGACTACCGAGAACGTATCAAGACCGAGAACCCCGAGGCTACTTTCGGTGACGTCGGCAAGCTTTTGGGTATCAagtggagggagatgaacgagaacgagaagaag CCCTACGAagccaaggccaaggctgACAAGGAGCGTGCTGACCGAGAGAACGCCGACTACAAGGCCGAGGGAAAGGCTTCTAAGAAGGCGGCCAAGGCTGATGA GGAgagcgacgacgacgagtaA
- a CDS encoding hypothetical protein (HMMPfam hit to CDP-OH_P_transf, CDP-alcohol phosphatidyltransferase, score: 63.0, E(): 7.7e-16), whose amino-acid sequence MRITKAQFTGLDAYKYSGIDKSVVSKYILGPFWAWLVTLFPKNIAPNTITFIGLCFVFTNVGTLLFFDPLYEGGALPSWVYFSFAFGLFAYQSMDAIDGKQARRTGMASALGEMFDHGCDAINTTLEVILASHALGLNQSWWTVASQVASLCNFYVSTWEEYHTGTLYLSAFSGPVEGILLIVGIYIITAIHPLGSGFWSQPLLKPVLYLAPQLFPYVQKVDGLLESVGVWKYVRLESIPANVAFMSFGAIGTLANIVTSYHNVITSRRKAGKPIFPPLFGLLPFFTHTTILLAWLHAESKGGVCIVHDSRMLPFLGYWGMAFSYQVSQLILAHVTKSSFPYWNGMMIFSLFGAADANMGWLFGREPLVQSSPVAANVFIWMSFVVALFNYVRFAREVIWQICEYTGLACFTVRHKDENGKWVQNGKKTQ is encoded by the exons ATGCGTATCACCAAGGCCCAATTTACAGGGCTTGACGCCTACAAATACTCGGGTATCGACAAGTCCGTCGTCAGCAAGTACATCCTTGGTCCATTCTGGGCATGGCTCGTCACCTTGTTCCCTAAGAACATTGCCCCGAACaccatcaccttcatcgGCCTCTGCTTTGTCTTCACCAACGTCGGTActctcttgttcttcgaCCCGCTGTACGAGGGGGGAGCGCTTCCCAGCTGGGTGTACTTTTCCTTTGCGTTTGGACTTTTCGCGTACCAGAGTATGGATGCGATTGATGGGAAGCAAGCTAGGCGGACAGGGATGGCCAGTGCCCTGGGAGAGATGTTTGACCATGGATGTG ATGCTATCAACACCACT CTTGAAGTGATACTCGCTTCCCACGCCTTGGGCCTTAACCAATCCTGGTGGACCGTGGCCTCCCAAGTCGCTTCCCTCTGCAACTTTTACGTTTCCACCTGGGAAGAATACCACACCGGCACACTTTACCTTTCCGCCTTTTCCGGTCCTGTTGAAGGTATCCTCCTCATAGTCGGTATCTACATCATTACCGCTATTCACCCTCTCGGCTCCGGTTTCTGGTCCCAGCCCCTCCTCAAACCCGTCCTCTACCTCGCACCTCAACTTTTCCCGTATGTCCAAAAAGTCGACGGTCTACTCGAATCTGTCGGTGTCTGGAAGTACGTCAGGCTGGAGAGTATCCCGGCCAATGTGGCATTCATGTCGTTTGGTGCGATCGGGACGCTTGCCAACATTGTGACCAGCTACCACAATGTCATCACCTCTCGTCGAAAAGCGGGTAAACCCATTTTCCCGCCCTTGTTTGGtctcttgcccttcttcacgCACACTACGATCCTTCTTGCATGGTTGCATGCCGAGTCAAAGGGAGGGGTTTGCATTGTACATGATTCGAGGATGCTGCCGTTCTTGGGATATTGGGGTATGGC CTTCTCTTACCAAGTCTCCCAACTTATCCTTGCGCACGTTACGAAGAGTAGCTTCCCATACTGGAATGGTATGATGatcttctcgctcttcgGTGCGGCTGATGCCAACATGGGCTGGCTTTTTGGCCG TGAACCTTTGGTCCAGTCCTCCCCGGTTGCCGCTAATGTTTTCATCTGGATGTCGTTTGTTGTGGCGTTGTTCAACTATGTCCGATTCGCGAGGGAGGTTATTTGGCAAAT ATGCGAATACACCGGCCTCGCTTGCTTTACTGTCAGGCACAAGGATGAGAACGGCAAGTGGGTGcagaatgggaagaagacgcaATAg
- a CDS encoding hypothetical protein (HMMPfam hit to RCC1, Regulator of chromosome condensation (RCC1), score: 88.1, E(): 2.2e-23), with product MPPRRSTSRAASAKPPSRAPSSRLAKVPEASIPAANGNTKRRRVSDTGEPVAKKGRPSTASVAGRGPKKIIGGINAIPSIPPVKTPHNALFVWGTGDQGQFGLGPDNLDEIGRPKLHSWFEEQIEEGKLSRDGKPGSGGLESVYCGGMHTLAIDEAGRVRSWGINDNAALGRITTDVPDPKNPDEMIPNEDLESYPYVVETLEKEGFRAVQVAAGDSISVAISDKGELRAWGSFRSNEGILGFDGVPGHPKFQYTPISLPALAKVQITQISCGADHVLALTTIGHVYVWGKGEENQLGRRIISRRRINGLEPERLGLRNIVHVAAGIYHSFAVDNKGVVYGWGLNTFHQTGVAEHQDMIITPTVVDALHPDKHNGSKVIKVSGGEHHSLFLFDNGEVWGCGRCDANELGLAEDHPAFEGIKERREELQREREERVAEKQKKLDEVLKKDKVDEEEKQKAEAELSEAQATLKVPPSGEYVPEPVRICFPPIPEKYEVVPEFPAYKDSKPEDNPVVDISAGMRHNLAVSKSGHLYAWGYGNLAQLGLGSEEVAEVPSLVRSKLLRPYRSVTVSAGGQHCVALAVKKPDGEQN from the exons ATGCCTCCCCGAA GATCCACATCTCGTGCCGCCTCGGCCAAACCTCCATCTCGAGCTCCTTCATCTCGACTTGCAAAGGTCCCCGAGGCTTCTATCCCTGCTGCCAATGGTAATACCAAACGACGAAGGGTCTCTGATACCGGTGAACCTGTGGCTAAAAAGGGTAGGCCTAGCACTGCCAGCGTCGCGGGCAGGGGACCAAAAAAGATTATTGGAGGTATCAACGCCATCCCCTCTATCCCCC CCGTCAAGACTCCCCACAATGCCCTGTTCGTCTGGGGTACTGGTGATCAAGGTCAATTCGGTCTGGGCCCCGACAATCTGGACGAGATTGGCAGGCCCAAGTTGCATTCGTGGTTCGAGGAGCAGATTGAGGAAGGTAAGCTCAGCAGGGATGGGAAACCTGGGTCAGGTGGCCTAGAATCTGTCTATTGCGGTGGTATGCATACGCTCGCCATTGACGAGGCTGGTCGA GTCCGTTCATGGGGTATCAATGACAATGCCGCTCTTGGCCGAATTACCACTGATGTTCCCGACCCCAAGAACCCTGACGAAATGATTCCCAACGAAGATCTCGAGAGTTATCCTTATGTCGTTGAGACGcttgaaaaggaaggtTTTAGGGCTGTTCAGGTTGCGGCGGGTGACAGTATCAGTGTTGCCATTTCTGACAAGGGCGAATTGAGGGCTTGGGGTAGTTTCAGG TCCAATGAAGGTATCCTTGGTTTCGATGGTGTGCCTGGCCATCCTAAATTCCAGTACAcccccatctccctccccgCTCTCGCGAAAGTGCAAATCACTCAAATTTCCTGCGGTGCCGACCATGTTCTCGCTCTCACTACCATCGGCCACGTCTACGTCTGGGGTAAAGGCGAGGAGAATCAGCTTGGCCGTCGTATCATCTCTCGTCGACGTATAAATGGTCTTGAGCCTGAGCGTCTCGGTTTAAGGAACATTGTTCATGTGGCCGCAGGCATTTACCACTCTTTCGCTGTCGATAACAAGGGTGTAGTATATGGTTGGGGTCTGAACACTTTTCACCAGACGGGGGTCGCCGAACATCAAGACATGATTATCACCCCTACTGTGGTCGACGCGCTTCACCCCGACAAACATAACGGTAGCAAGGTCATCAAGGTTTCTGGCGGAGAGCACCACTCCCTTTTCTTGTTTGACAATGGCGAAGTCTGGGGCTGCGGCCGATGTGACGCCAATGAGCTCGGTTTAGCAGAAGATCACCCCGCGTTTGAGGGTAtcaaggagaggagggaagagctGCAGCGTgaaagggaggagagagtcgcggagaagcagaagaagttggaCGAGGTGTTGAAAAAGGACAaggtggatgaggaggagaagcaaAAGGCGGAGGCGGAGTTGTCAGAGGCACAGGCGACGCTCAAGGTTCCTCCTTCTGGTGAGTATGTCCCCGAGCCTGTCAGG ATATGCTTCCCGCCTATCCCTGAAAAGTACGAGGTCGTCCCCGAATTCCCTGCATACAAAGACTCCAAGCCCGAGGATAACCCCGTTGTTGACATTTCTGCTGGTATGAGGCACAATCTTGCCGTTTCCAAGTCTGGCCACTTGTATGCTTGGGGCTACGGTA ACCTCGCACAATTGGGCTTGGGTTCGGAAGAGGTTGCAGAAGTACCGTCATTGGTGAGGAGTaagcttcttcgtccttACCGCTCTGTGACTGTCTCTGCGGGCGGTCAGCATTGTGTGGCGTTGGCAGTTAAGAAGCCTGATGGGGAGCAGAACTAG
- a CDS encoding hypothetical protein (HMMPfam hit to mRNA_triPase, mRNA capping enzyme, beta chain, score: -10.2, E(): 5.3e-09): MSTYIPIHDRPPHYANLPSPPSNSRQPRPPRYSSPDIDPDIPLARMSSAHESDPSEQANATQSGDYVPRQRVGSQGAEREGQSRKRARTSPSHSGGNGSYVPRQRTEESHHSHHNGHSGHAPSDQHGNGQVYRPRHGQAPLTGSIFNLSPRNPFTSVVGDFIMNAAMGHSNVEIELKLGTFMTPSMPGQQPRRINMPTLSEMIIPHDYPNGPFVSTINHLHHRTLNELLNRAVESQSTHPTGRLYFSRSKLADSFYDHSEHGHGKVRVSRDMDNGHVVQAVEKRRIADLNVYCPGMAYDFRISVNTETPCEVPTGNAKSVRYKDRACYRHQVCRVDLTSVFSSNPRNADVPPSRSFELEIEVLDVPALLAEGAAQSERFDEILQNVLDSARMLVKNI; this comes from the exons ATGTCCACATACATCCCTATTCACGACCGTCCCCCACATTACGccaatcttccatctccgccTTCCAACAGCAGACAGCCCAGACCACCGCGTTACTCCAGTCCAGATATCGATCCCGACATTCCACTCGCAAGAATGTCTTCGGCTCATGAATCAGATCCTTCGGAACAGGCCAATGCCACACAATCAGGAGATTATGTCCCCAGGCAAAGAGTAGGGAGTCAAGGAGCCGAGCGAGAAGGACAGAGTCGGAAAAGGGCTAGGACTTCTCCGTCACACTCAGGAGGGAACGGGAGCTACGTTCCGAGACAACGGACAGAGGAGAGTCATCATTCGCATCATAATGGACATTCTGGACATGCGCCATCCGATCAACATGGCAATGGACAGGTGTATCGACCAAGGCATGGTCAAGCTCCCTTGACCGGTTCCATCTTCAACCTTTCACCGAGGAATCCGTTTACATCTGTCGTCGGTGACTTTATCATGAATGCTGCTATGGGCCATAGCAACGTTGAA ATTGAGCTCAAATTGGGAACATTCATGACCCCGTCAATGCCCGGCCAGCAACCACGGCGGATCAACATGCCCACACTCAGTGAGATGA TCATACCACACGATTATCCGAATGGACCATTTGTTTCAACTATTAACCATTTGCACCATCGTACGCTCAACGAACTCCTCAATCGCGCCGTCGAATCTCAAAGTACCCACCCTACCGGACGGCTTTACTTTTCCCGCTCCAAGCTCGCCGACTCATTCTACGATCATAGCGAACACGGGCACGGTAAAGTGAGGGTCTCGAGGGATATGGATAATGGACACGTCGTACAGGCtgtggaaaagaggagaatTGCGGATCTGAATGTGTACTGTCCTGGTATGGCGTACGATTTTAGGATTAGCGTGAACACCGAAACGCCTT GTGAAGTACCAACCGGAAACGCTAAATCTGTGCGATACAAGGATAGAGCGTGTTACAGACATCAAGTCTGTCGAGTTGATCTCACTAGCGTGTTTTCTTCT AATCCAAGAAACGCCGATGTTCCGCCTTCGCGATCATTCGAGCTCGAAATTGAAGTCCTTGATGTCCCAGCATTACTTGCGGAAGGCGCTGCTCAAAGCGAACGGTTCGACGAAATCTTACAGAATGTCCTCGATAGCGCTCGGATGTTGGTGAAGAATATATAA